The Tigriopus californicus strain San Diego chromosome 5, Tcal_SD_v2.1, whole genome shotgun sequence genome includes a region encoding these proteins:
- the LOC131880377 gene encoding large ribosomal subunit protein uL30-like, whose protein sequence is MPDKKLPSVPETILKRRKRQAEARAQRAKTVVASQRARRVKRAEIFQRAEKYVKAYRKQEQDEIRLKRDAKKNDGYYVPAEPKLAFVMRIRGINQVAPKVRKVLQLFRLRQINNGVFIKLNKATINMLRICEPYITWGTPNLKSVRELIYKRGFVKIDGKRVPITSNDLIENTLGKRGIICVEDLIHEIITVGDNFKYASNFLWPFKLNTPTGGWRKKTNHFVEGGDFGCREDKINNLLRTMV, encoded by the exons ATGCCGGACAAGAAGTTGCCGTCGGTCCCCGAGACCATCTTGAAGCGCCGCAAGCGTCAAGCCGAGGCTCGTGCGCAACGCGCCAAGACCGTGGTGGCCAGTCAGCGCGCTCGTCGTGTCAAGCGAGCTGAGATCTTTCAACGGGCCGAGAAGTACGTCAAGGCCTATCGCAAGCAAGAGCAGGACGAGATCCGCCTCAAGCGCGACGCTAAGAAGAACGACGGATACTATGTGCCCGCCGAGCCCAAGTTGGCCTTTGTGATGCGCATTCGTGGTATCAACCAGGTCGCGCCCAAGGTCCGTAAGGTCCTACAATTGTTCCGTCTCCGACAGATCAACAATGGCGTGTTTATCAAACTCAACAAGGCCACCATCAACATGTTGAGAATCTGCG AGCCCTACATCACCTGGGGTACGCCTAACCTGAAGTCTGTTCGCGAGTTGATCTACAAGCGTGGATTCGTTAAGATTGACGGCAAGCGCGTGCCCATCACTTCCAATGACCTCATCGAGAATACGTTGGGCAAGCGAGGTATCATCTGCGTGGAGGATCTGATCCATGAGATCATCACCGTGGGCGACAACTTCAAGTATGCCAGCAACTTCCTGTGGCCGTTCAAGCTGAACACGCCCACCGGTGGATGGCGCAAGAAGACCAACCATTTTGTGGAAGGTGGCGATTTTGGTTGTCGAGAGGACAAGATCAACAACCTGCTCAGGACCATGGTTTAG
- the LOC131880381 gene encoding pro-resilin-like, with protein sequence MKTFTAVLALAGVALADNAPYRPAYQPSYKQPAYDEPAEYQYAYAVKDEYKGVDFGANEDRKGYNTNGAYNVLLPDGRTQTVTYTVNEYDGYVADVQYEGEARYEEPKYQPKYEPKYQPYQPRYEPKYEA encoded by the coding sequence ACCTTCACCGCCGTCCTTGCTTTGGCTGGAGTTGCCCTGGCTGACAACGCCCCCTACCGTCCCGCCTACCAACCCAGCTACAAGCAACCCGCTTATGATGAGCCTGCCGAATACCAATACGCCTATGCCGTTAAAGACGAATACAAAGGTGTTGATTTCGGAGCCAACGAGGACCGCAAGGGCTACAACACCAACGGAGCCTACAATGTCCTTCTCCCTGACGGTCGCACGCAGACCGTGACTTATACTGTCAATGAATACGACGGGTACGTGGCTGATGTCCAATACGAGGGCGAGGCCCGTTATGAAGAACCCAAGTACCAACCCAAGTACGAGCCCAAGTACCAGCCTTACCAACCCCGTTACGAGCCCAAGTACGAGGCTTAA